A genome region from Carya illinoinensis cultivar Pawnee chromosome 2, C.illinoinensisPawnee_v1, whole genome shotgun sequence includes the following:
- the LOC122300956 gene encoding transmembrane 9 superfamily member 7 isoform X1, with product MGTLHCHTTTIILFLVLLLVPSAYSFYLPGVAPRDFITGDPLPVKVNKLSSTKTQLPYDYYYLKYCKPSKILNNAENLGEVLRGDRIENSVYTFEMRKDQSCKVACKSHLDAESAKNFKEKIDDEYRVNMILDNLPVAVLRQRRDGSQSTTYEHGFRVGFKGNYIGSKEEKYFINNHLSFRVMYHKDPETDSARIVGFEVIPYSINHEYKDWDDKNPQLATCNKDTKNLVQGNNVPQEVDTDKDVVFTYDVTFKESEIKWASRWDTYLLMNDDQIHWFSIINSLMIVLFLSGMVAMIMMRTLYRDIANYNQLETQDEAQEETGWKLVHGDVFRPPINSGLLCVYVGTGVQIFAMTLVTMIFALLGFLSPSNRGGLMTAMVLLWVFMGLFAGYSSARLYKMFRGTEWKRNTLKTAFMFPGILFGVFFVLNALIWGEQSSGAVPFGTMFALVCLWFGISVPLVFVGSYLGFKKPAMEDPVKTNKIPRQIPEQAWYMKPIFSILIGGILPFGAVFIELFFILTSIWLNQFYYIFGFLFIVFTILLITCAEITVVLCYFQLCSEDYYWWWRSYLTAGSSALYLFLYSVFYFLTKLEITKLVSGILYFGYMIIVSYAFFVLTGTIGFYACFWFVRKIYSSVKID from the exons ATGGGTACTCTCCACTGCCATACGACGACGATTATTcttttcttggttctcctgCTCGTCCCCTCAGCCTACTCCTTCTACCTCCCTGGCGTCGCTCCTCGCGATTTCATAACT GGTGATCCACTGCCTGTCAAAGTGAACAAATTGTCATCTACTAAGACACAACTTCCATATGACTACTACTACTTAAAGTATTGCAAACCTTCAAAGATTTTGAACAATGCAGAAAATTTGGGGGAAGTTCTCCGAGGTGACCGCATCGAAAATTCTGTCTATACT TTCGAAATGAGGAAGGATCAGTCGTGCAAAGTTGCATGTAAAAGTCATCTTGATGCTGAATCTGCCAagaattttaaggaaaaaattgatgatgaatatCGCGTTAACAT GATTTTAGATAACCTTCCTGTTGCTGTTCTTAGACAGAGGAGGGATGGAAGTCAGTCAACGACATATGAACACGGTTTCCGTGTTGGGTTCAAAGGAAATTATATTGGG AGCAAAGAGgagaaatatttcataaataatcACTTAAGCTTTAGAGTCATGTATCACAAAGACCCGGAGACTGATTCTGCTCGGATAGTTGGTTTTGAGGTTATTCCATACAG CATTAATCATGAATACAAGGATTGGGATGATAAGAATCCTCAATTAGCAACATGCAACAAAGACACCAAAAATTTAGTACAAGGTAACAATGTGCCACAAGAAGTTGACACAGATAAGGATGTTGTTTTTACATATGACGTTACGTTCAAG GAAAGTGAGATCAAATGGGCATCTCGTTGGGACACATACCTCCTCATGAATGATGATCAGATCCATTGGTTCTCCATCATAAACTCTCTGATGATTGTCCTCTTTCTTTCTGGCATGGTGGCAATGATCATGATGAGAACTTTATACAGAGATATTGCCAACTATAATCAATTGGAAACCCAAGATGAGGCTCAAGAAGAAACAGGATGGAAACTAGTCCATGGAGATGTTTTCAGGCCACCAATCAATTCTGGTTTACTTTGTGTCTATGTTGGTACGGGTGTTCAGATCTTTGCAATGACACTTGTGACAATGATATTTGCATTGCTTGGTTTCTTATCTCCTTCCAACAGAGGAGGGCTTATGACTGCCATGGTTCTGTTGTGGGTTTTCATGGGCTTGTTTGCTGGTTACTCCTCAGCACGTCTGTACAAAATGTTCAGGGGCACAGAGTGGAAGAGGAATACCTTGAAAACTGCATTTATGTTTCCAGGTATTCTTTTTGGAGTGTTCTTTGTTCTGAATGCATTAATCTGGGGGGAACAATCTTCTGGGGCCGTGCCCTTTGGGACAATGTTTGCTCTTGTCTGCTTATGGTTTGGCATATCAGTGCCCTTGGTCTTTGTGGGGAGTTATTTGGGTTTCAAAAAACCAGCCATGGAAGACCCTGTGAAGACTAACAAAATTCCTAGGCAAATACCGGAGCAGGCATGGTACATGAAACCGATCTTCTCTATTCTCATTGGTGGCATTCTTCCATTTGGGGCTGTTTTCATTGAGCTCTTCTTTATCTTGACATCAATATGGCTGAACCAGTTCTATTACATATTCGGCTTTCTCTTTATAGTGTTCACGATCCTTCTAATCACTTGTGCGGAGATAACGGTTGTTCTCTGCTACTTCCAGTTGTGCAGTGAAGACTACTACTGGTGGTGGAGATCTTACCTGACTGCTGGCTCCTCTGCACTCTATCTTTTCCTCTACTCTGTCTTCTACTTCTTGACCAAGTTGGAGATCACAAAGCTGGTTTCAGGCATCCTTTATTTTGGATACATGATAATTGTATCATACGCTTTCTTTGTCTTGACGGGTACTATTGGCTTCTATGCATGCTTCTGGTTTGTTAGGAAGATCTACTCATCTGTTAAAATCGACTGA
- the LOC122300956 gene encoding transmembrane 9 superfamily member 7 isoform X2, with amino-acid sequence MQKIWGKFSEFEMRKDQSCKVACKSHLDAESAKNFKEKIDDEYRVNMILDNLPVAVLRQRRDGSQSTTYEHGFRVGFKGNYIGSKEEKYFINNHLSFRVMYHKDPETDSARIVGFEVIPYSINHEYKDWDDKNPQLATCNKDTKNLVQGNNVPQEVDTDKDVVFTYDVTFKESEIKWASRWDTYLLMNDDQIHWFSIINSLMIVLFLSGMVAMIMMRTLYRDIANYNQLETQDEAQEETGWKLVHGDVFRPPINSGLLCVYVGTGVQIFAMTLVTMIFALLGFLSPSNRGGLMTAMVLLWVFMGLFAGYSSARLYKMFRGTEWKRNTLKTAFMFPGILFGVFFVLNALIWGEQSSGAVPFGTMFALVCLWFGISVPLVFVGSYLGFKKPAMEDPVKTNKIPRQIPEQAWYMKPIFSILIGGILPFGAVFIELFFILTSIWLNQFYYIFGFLFIVFTILLITCAEITVVLCYFQLCSEDYYWWWRSYLTAGSSALYLFLYSVFYFLTKLEITKLVSGILYFGYMIIVSYAFFVLTGTIGFYACFWFVRKIYSSVKID; translated from the exons ATGCAGAAAATTTGGGGGAAGTTCTCCGAG TTCGAAATGAGGAAGGATCAGTCGTGCAAAGTTGCATGTAAAAGTCATCTTGATGCTGAATCTGCCAagaattttaaggaaaaaattgatgatgaatatCGCGTTAACAT GATTTTAGATAACCTTCCTGTTGCTGTTCTTAGACAGAGGAGGGATGGAAGTCAGTCAACGACATATGAACACGGTTTCCGTGTTGGGTTCAAAGGAAATTATATTGGG AGCAAAGAGgagaaatatttcataaataatcACTTAAGCTTTAGAGTCATGTATCACAAAGACCCGGAGACTGATTCTGCTCGGATAGTTGGTTTTGAGGTTATTCCATACAG CATTAATCATGAATACAAGGATTGGGATGATAAGAATCCTCAATTAGCAACATGCAACAAAGACACCAAAAATTTAGTACAAGGTAACAATGTGCCACAAGAAGTTGACACAGATAAGGATGTTGTTTTTACATATGACGTTACGTTCAAG GAAAGTGAGATCAAATGGGCATCTCGTTGGGACACATACCTCCTCATGAATGATGATCAGATCCATTGGTTCTCCATCATAAACTCTCTGATGATTGTCCTCTTTCTTTCTGGCATGGTGGCAATGATCATGATGAGAACTTTATACAGAGATATTGCCAACTATAATCAATTGGAAACCCAAGATGAGGCTCAAGAAGAAACAGGATGGAAACTAGTCCATGGAGATGTTTTCAGGCCACCAATCAATTCTGGTTTACTTTGTGTCTATGTTGGTACGGGTGTTCAGATCTTTGCAATGACACTTGTGACAATGATATTTGCATTGCTTGGTTTCTTATCTCCTTCCAACAGAGGAGGGCTTATGACTGCCATGGTTCTGTTGTGGGTTTTCATGGGCTTGTTTGCTGGTTACTCCTCAGCACGTCTGTACAAAATGTTCAGGGGCACAGAGTGGAAGAGGAATACCTTGAAAACTGCATTTATGTTTCCAGGTATTCTTTTTGGAGTGTTCTTTGTTCTGAATGCATTAATCTGGGGGGAACAATCTTCTGGGGCCGTGCCCTTTGGGACAATGTTTGCTCTTGTCTGCTTATGGTTTGGCATATCAGTGCCCTTGGTCTTTGTGGGGAGTTATTTGGGTTTCAAAAAACCAGCCATGGAAGACCCTGTGAAGACTAACAAAATTCCTAGGCAAATACCGGAGCAGGCATGGTACATGAAACCGATCTTCTCTATTCTCATTGGTGGCATTCTTCCATTTGGGGCTGTTTTCATTGAGCTCTTCTTTATCTTGACATCAATATGGCTGAACCAGTTCTATTACATATTCGGCTTTCTCTTTATAGTGTTCACGATCCTTCTAATCACTTGTGCGGAGATAACGGTTGTTCTCTGCTACTTCCAGTTGTGCAGTGAAGACTACTACTGGTGGTGGAGATCTTACCTGACTGCTGGCTCCTCTGCACTCTATCTTTTCCTCTACTCTGTCTTCTACTTCTTGACCAAGTTGGAGATCACAAAGCTGGTTTCAGGCATCCTTTATTTTGGATACATGATAATTGTATCATACGCTTTCTTTGTCTTGACGGGTACTATTGGCTTCTATGCATGCTTCTGGTTTGTTAGGAAGATCTACTCATCTGTTAAAATCGACTGA
- the LOC122300958 gene encoding uncharacterized protein LOC122300958 produces MLNFESVCLFAMENLSQIYETMFYFCFLVFFFSLVLFIFSYPLYKRLEKTEQKLDEVHIHNPIPSDPLRLERHSAETVGKSREKDPTHWGLPLLLEILPSASPNWECLFSEEKSGDQDSDGSCLHDKGVESIGDQTAKKKKKKKRARKKRLNLQADEGGEDRCVGREILDSGYQVNNDLVCFYPFTSSSSAMQRRIKQHYDELVKCNETKGLTLAQVGEFANCLIEARNELQHKAEVIQRKFTITKALLCRADRSSFDRLHQQIYKVELEQRRLKDDAFVYNWLQQQLKLSPAYKKMLEISASMESKKSSELMETTDTDFADISFEELLAREKKDSFWQRKSRSCLG; encoded by the exons ATGTTAAATTTTGAATCAGTTTGTCTATTTGCAATGGAGAATCTCTCACAAATATACGAAACTATGTTCTACTTTTGCTTCTTGGTCTTTTTCTTCAGCTTAgttctctttattttctcttacCCTTTGTACAAAAGACTGGAGAAAACCGAGCAGAAGCTGGACGAGGTACATATCCACAATCCAATTCCGAGCGACCCTTTGAGATTGGAGCGACATTCGGCAGAAACTGTGGGTAAAAGCCGTGAAAAAGACCCGACCCATTGGGGCCTTCCGCTGCTTTTGGAGATCTTGCCCTCTGCTTCCCCGAATTGGGAGTGTTTGTTCAGTGAAGAAAAGAGTGGTGACCAGGATTCAGACGGGTCGTGTTTGCATGACAAGGGGGTGGAGTCGATTGGAGATCAGAcggcgaagaagaagaagaagaagaagagggccAGGAAGAAGAGGTTGAATTTGCAAGCTGACGAGGGTGGTGAAGACAGGTGCGTGGGGAGAGAAATTTTGGATTCGGGTTATCAGGTCAATAATGATTTGGTTTGCTTCTATCCCTTTACCTCGTCAAGTAGTGCCATGCAGAGGAGGATCAAGCAACATTACGACGAGCTTGTGAAGTGCAATGAAACCAAGGGACTAACACTGGCACAG GTTGGAGAGTTTGCTAATTGCTTGATTGAGGCTAGAAATGAGCTACAGCACAA GGCTGAGGTCATCCAACGTAAGTTCACCATAACAAAGGCTCTACTGTGCAGGGCAGACAGATCATCCTTCGACCGCCTTCACCAGCAG ATATACAAAGTAGAACTAGAACAACGGAGGCTAAAAGATGATGCATTTGTTTATAATTGGCTTCAACAGCAGCTTAAACTCTCTCCAGCATACAAGAAg ATGCTTGAAATTAGTGCTTCCATGGAGTCGAAGAAATCTAGTGAGCTGATGGAAACCACAGATACGGACTTTGCTGACATTTCATTTGAAGAGTTACTAGCACGAGAAAAGAAGGATTCTTTTTG GCAAAGAAAATCGAGATCATGCTTGGGGTGA
- the LOC122300959 gene encoding beta-galactosidase 1-like: MVTMALKHVVWDAITVVLFGLLWFGSAKASVSYDSKAITINGQRRILISGSIHYPRSSPEMWPDLIQKAKEGGLDVIQTYVFWNGHEPSPGQYYFEGNYDLVKFIKLVKQAGLYVNLRVGPYVCAEWNFGGFPVWLKYIRGINFRTDNGPFKFQMQKFTKKIVDMMKAERLFESQGGPIILSQIENEYGPMEYEIGAPGQAYTKWAAHMALGLGTGVPWIMCKQDDAPDPIINTCNGFYCDYFSPNKAYKPKMWTEAWTGWYTEFGGPVPYRPAEDLAFSVARFIQKGGSFINYYMYHGGTNFGRTAGGPFIATSYDYDAPLDEYGLLRQPKWGHLKDLHRAIKLCEPALVSGEPTVTPLGNYQEAHVFKSKSGACAAFLANYNPRSFAKVAFGNLHYNLPPWSISILPDCKNTVYNTARVGAQSAQMKMTRVPVHGGFSWQAYDEETTSYDDSSFTMVGLLEQINITKDASDYLWYSTDVKIDSNEGFLKTGKYPVLTVLSAGDALHVFINGQLSGTAYGSLGFPKVTYSEGVKLRAGINKISLLSVAVGLPNVGPHFERWNTGVLGPITLNGLNDGRRDLSWQKWSYKIGLKGESLSLHSLSGSSSVEWVEGSLVARRRPMMWYKTMFNAPAGNSPLALDMGSMAKGQVWINGQSLGRYWPAYKSSGTCGECNYAGTYNEKKCLSNCGEASQRWYHVPRSWLKPTGNLLVVFEEWGGDPNGIFLVRREMDSVCANIYEWQPTLMNWQMQASGKVNKPLRPKAHLWCGPGQKISSIKFASFGTPEGVCGSFQEGSCHAHKSYDAFQRNCVGQNFCSVTVAPEIFGGDPCPNVMKKLSVEAICS; the protein is encoded by the exons ATGGTCACCATGGCCTTGAAGCATGTAGTGTGGGATGCGATAACGGtggttttgtttggtttgttgTGGTTTGGTTCTGCCAAAGCCTCTGTGTCCTATGACTCTAAGGCTATCACCATCAATGGGCAGAGAAGGATTCTCATTTCTGGATCCATTCACTATCCAAGAAGCTCTCCCGAG ATGTGGCCGGATCTTATTCAGAAGGCAAAGGAAGGAGGTTTGGACGTGATTCAAACTTATGTCTTCTGGAATGGGCATGAGCCTTCACCTGGCCAG TATTATTTTGAGGGGAACTATGATCTGGTTAAATTTATCAAGTTGGTGAAGCAAGCTGGCCTTTATGTTAATCTCAGGGTTGGTCCTTACGTTTGTGCTGAGTGGAACTTTgg gGGATTCCCTGTTTGGCTGAAGTACATTCGAGGTATCAATTTCAGAACAGACAATGGGCCTTTCAAG TTTCAAATGCAAAAATTCACAAAGAAGATTGTCGATATGATGAAAGCTGAAAGGTTGTTCGAGTCTCAAGGTGGTCCAATTATTCTATCCCAG ATTGAAAATGAATATGGACCCATGGAGTATGAAATCGGCGCACCTGGTCAAGCTTACACCAAATGGGCAGCCCATATGGCACTGGGGCTTGGCACCGGTGTTCCATGGATCATGTGCAAGCAAGATGATGCCCCTGATCCTATT ATTAACACTTGCAATGGTTTCTATTGTGACTATTTCTCTCCCAACAAGGCTTATAAGCCCAAGATGTGGACAGAAGCCTGGACTGGCTG GTATACTGAGTTTGGAGGTCCAGTTCCTTATCGACCAGCTGAAGACTTGGCATTTTCAGTTGCAAGATTTATACAAAAGGGGGGATCattcattaattattatatg TATCATGGGGGAACAAATTTTGGCCGAACTGCTGGTGGTCCTTTCATTGCTACCAGTTATGATTATGATGCTCCTCTGGACGAATATG GACTTTTGAGACAACCTAAATGGGGTCATTTGAAAGATTTGCATAGAGCAATAAAGTTGTGTGAACCAGCTTTAGTATCTGGAGAGCCCACTGTGACACCACTTGGAAATTATCAAGAG GCTCATGTATTCAAGTCAAAGTCTGGAGCTTGTGCTGCATTCCTTGCAAATTACAATCCAAGATCTTTTGCAAAAGTGGCATTTGGGAATTTGCATTACAATCTGCCTCCTTGGTCTATCAGCATTCTTCCAGACTGCAAGAACACTGTATACAACACTGCCAGG GTTGGTGCACAAAGTGCACAGATGAAGATGACTCGTGTTCCTGTTCATGGAGGATTCTCTTGGCAGGCATACGATGAAGAGACAACCTCCTATGATGACAGTTCATTCACGATGGTTGGGTTGTTGGAGCAGATAAATATAACAAAAGATGCTTCTGACTACTTGTGGTACTCAACAGA TGTTAAGATTGACTCCAATGAAGGATTTTTGAAGACCGGAAAATATCCTGTTCTTACAGTCTTATCTGCTGGTGATGCTCTGCATGTTTTCATCAACGGTCAACTCTCAG gaACCGCCTATGGAAGTTTAGGATTTCCTAAAGTAACATATAGTGAGGGTGTGAAGCTGAGAGCTGGAATTAACAAAATCTCACTTCTAAGTGTTGCCGTTGGTCTCCCG AATGTTGGTCCACATTTTGAGAGATGGAATACTGGTGTTCTTGGCCCAATAACATTGAATGGCCTCAATGACGGGAGAAGAGACTTGTCATGGCAGAAATGGTCTTACAAG ATTGGTCTTAAAGGAGAATCCTTGAGTCTTCATTCGCTTAGTGGGAGTTCCTCAGTCGAGTGGGTTGAGGGGTCTCTTGTTGCCCGAAGGCGGCCTATGATGTGGTACAAA ACTATGTTCAATGCTCCTGCTGGAAATTCTCCATTAGCCTTGGATATGGGCAGCATGGCTAAAGGTCAAGTGTGGATAAATGGACAAAGTCTTGGCCGCTACTGGCCTGCATATAAATCATCTGGTACTTGTGGTGAATGCAATTATGCTGGAACATATAATGAGAAGAAGTGCTTAAGCAATTGTGGGGAGGCTTCCCAAAGATG GTATCACGTTCCTCGTTCATGGCTAAAACCAACCGGGAATCTGCTGGTTGTTTTTGAAGAATGGGGTGGAGACCCAAATGGGATCTTTCTGGTTAGAAGAGAAATGGATAGTGTATGTGCTAATATCTATGAGTGGCAGCCGACCCTCATGAATTGGCAGATGCAAGCGTCTGGCAAAGTCAATAAACCTCTCAGACCTAAAGCTCATTTATGGTGTGGCCCTGGGCAGAAAATTTCATCGATAAAGTTTGCTAGCTTTGGAACACCAGAAGGGGTCTGTGGAAGCTTCCAGGAGGGAAGCTGTCATGCCCACAAATCATATGACGCTTTTCAAAGG AATTGTGTTGGGCAGAACTTCTGCTCGGTAACTGTGGCACCCGAAATTTTCGGAGGAGATCCATGTCCAAATGTCATGAAGAAACTTTCTGTGGAGGCCATTTGCAGTTGA